A genomic stretch from Amycolatopsis sp. 195334CR includes:
- a CDS encoding amino acid adenylation domain-containing protein gives MNREFWTDRLTGFAEPTRLGGERGTDAHADAVAERESASLAGLKQAGAPAGVPPEHVVVAAWTLVLAAHAGTDDVVFGVRPAGVDRPTPLRVRLRHDLPLTAFFASLRAQLEAGLAEPAPTEAELAEIAGLAEGTALFDKVVRWDHGTGTEHALELRLDLDEPNVRLRLAYAAGRIGEADARRLLDDLDAVLTEMVARTGATPLHEFSVLSPAEQHRITHEWNDTAVARTPACIHELVERQAARTPDALAVLQGAERLTYAELDTAAGKLARRLAAAGVGPGDFVALRLRRSVHTVVALLGVLKAGAAYAPIEPSLPTERARELLATLNAPVLITDRDQVAAARELGEREILWLGEPDGSEGWALADSAGEPRRAQPDDLAYVIFTSGSTGTPKGVLLSHAPVVNLIEWVNTTHGMGPADRVLFITSLGFDLSVYDVFGVLAAGGSVRVATDEEIRDPRRLLSILAEEPITFWDSAPAALQQLEPFFTLRGPRAEHSLRLVFLSGDWVPVTLPDSVRAAFGGARVIALGGATEAAIWSNSFPVERVDPGWASIPYGRPIDNARYYVLDGALRPAVVGAPGDLFIGGDCLALGYHGDPEKTAEKFIPDPFSDRLGARLYRTGDRAKYWPDGTIEFLGRQDDQVKLRGFRIELGEVEAALTAAPGVASAVALVQGAQLVGYVVRTPGDDPDPAEVRDQLARRLPAYMVPSQVVVLDELPVTPNGKLDRRALPAPKEPVPYVEPGTPVEKALAELWIDVLGVERVGVVDNFFDLGGHSLLITQLMARVKAVLEVDVPMMAVLDNQTLGEFAAVVEAVLLEELDA, from the coding sequence GTGAACCGGGAATTCTGGACCGATCGGCTGACCGGCTTCGCCGAGCCGACGCGGCTCGGCGGGGAACGGGGTACCGACGCGCACGCTGACGCCGTGGCCGAGCGCGAGTCCGCGTCGCTGGCCGGGCTCAAGCAGGCGGGCGCGCCCGCGGGGGTGCCGCCCGAGCACGTGGTGGTGGCGGCGTGGACCTTGGTGCTGGCCGCGCACGCGGGCACCGACGACGTGGTGTTCGGGGTGCGCCCGGCCGGGGTGGACCGGCCGACGCCGCTGCGCGTGCGCCTGCGGCACGACCTGCCGCTGACCGCGTTCTTCGCGAGCCTGCGCGCCCAGCTCGAAGCCGGGCTCGCCGAGCCGGCGCCGACCGAAGCCGAACTCGCCGAAATCGCCGGGCTGGCCGAGGGCACCGCCTTGTTCGACAAGGTGGTCCGCTGGGACCACGGCACCGGCACCGAGCACGCCCTCGAACTGCGCCTGGACCTCGACGAGCCGAACGTCCGGCTGCGGCTGGCGTACGCGGCGGGCCGGATCGGCGAGGCCGACGCGCGCCGCCTGCTCGACGACCTCGACGCGGTGCTGACCGAGATGGTCGCCCGCACCGGCGCCACCCCGCTGCACGAGTTCAGCGTGCTCTCCCCCGCCGAACAGCACCGGATCACCCACGAGTGGAACGACACCGCGGTGGCGCGAACCCCCGCGTGCATCCACGAACTGGTGGAGCGCCAGGCCGCCCGCACCCCGGACGCGCTCGCCGTGCTCCAGGGCGCCGAGCGGCTGACCTACGCCGAACTCGACACCGCGGCCGGGAAGCTGGCCCGCCGCCTCGCCGCGGCCGGGGTCGGCCCGGGTGACTTCGTGGCGCTGCGGTTGCGCCGGTCCGTGCACACCGTCGTCGCGTTGCTCGGGGTGCTCAAGGCCGGGGCCGCCTACGCGCCGATCGAGCCGTCGCTGCCCACCGAACGCGCGCGGGAACTGCTGGCCACGCTGAACGCGCCGGTGTTGATCACCGACCGCGACCAGGTGGCCGCCGCCCGCGAACTCGGCGAGCGGGAGATCCTGTGGCTCGGTGAACCGGACGGCAGCGAGGGCTGGGCGCTGGCGGACTCCGCCGGTGAGCCGCGGCGGGCGCAGCCGGACGACCTGGCCTACGTCATCTTCACCTCCGGTTCTACCGGCACCCCGAAGGGCGTGCTGCTTTCCCACGCGCCAGTGGTGAACCTGATCGAATGGGTCAACACCACCCACGGCATGGGCCCGGCCGACCGGGTCCTGTTCATCACCTCGCTGGGGTTCGACCTGTCGGTCTACGACGTGTTCGGCGTGCTGGCCGCGGGCGGGAGCGTCCGGGTGGCCACCGACGAGGAGATCCGCGACCCGCGCCGGCTGCTGTCCATCCTGGCCGAGGAGCCGATCACCTTCTGGGACTCGGCGCCGGCGGCACTGCAACAGCTGGAGCCGTTCTTCACGCTGCGCGGGCCGCGCGCGGAGCATTCGCTGCGGCTGGTGTTCCTCAGCGGTGACTGGGTTCCGGTGACGCTGCCGGATTCGGTGCGCGCGGCGTTCGGCGGGGCGCGGGTGATCGCGCTGGGCGGGGCGACCGAGGCGGCGATCTGGTCGAACTCCTTCCCGGTCGAGCGCGTGGATCCGGGCTGGGCCAGCATTCCCTACGGCAGGCCGATCGACAACGCGCGCTACTACGTGCTCGACGGTGCGCTGCGGCCCGCGGTGGTCGGCGCGCCCGGTGACCTGTTCATCGGCGGGGACTGCCTGGCCCTCGGCTACCACGGTGATCCGGAGAAGACCGCCGAGAAGTTCATCCCGGACCCGTTCAGCGACCGGCTCGGCGCGCGGCTGTACCGCACCGGGGACCGCGCGAAGTACTGGCCCGACGGCACCATCGAGTTCCTGGGCAGGCAGGACGACCAGGTCAAGCTGCGCGGGTTCCGGATCGAGCTGGGCGAGGTGGAGGCCGCGCTGACCGCGGCGCCCGGCGTCGCCTCGGCGGTGGCGCTGGTGCAGGGCGCGCAGCTGGTCGGGTACGTGGTCCGCACGCCCGGCGACGACCCGGACCCGGCCGAGGTGCGCGACCAGCTCGCGCGGCGGCTGCCCGCGTACATGGTGCCCTCGCAGGTCGTCGTGCTGGACGAGCTGCCGGTGACCCCGAACGGCAAGCTCGACCGCCGCGCGCTGCCCGCGCCGAAGGAGCCGGTGCCCTACGTCGAGCCCGGCACGCCGGTGGAGAAGGCGCTCGCGGAGCTGTGGATCGACGTGCTCGGGGTGGAGCGGGTCGGGGTGGTGGACAACTTTTTCGACCTCGGCGGGCATTCCCTGCTGATCACCCAGCTGATGGCCAGGGTCAAGGCGGTGCTGGAGGTGGACGTGCCGATGATGGCCGTGCTGGACAACCAGACGCTCGGCGAGTTCGCCGCGGTCGTGGAGGCCGTGCTGCTCGAAGAACTCGACGCATGA
- a CDS encoding aspartate/glutamate racemase family protein: MLGILGGMGPYASAEFLRTVYETADERHGPSAEQELPHCLLDSDPAFPDRTEAILAGRDQEFTARLRHRLQSLADQGATRIVLTCVTAHHFTRWLGPELRDRLISLVEVVLDDLEVGGDGPFLMLATSGTRAAKVFESNPRWPAVAHRVLLPPAGTQDEIHRLLYRLKREPVSTALAGAVEELVVQYGCRGVIAGCTEVHLLTRWWQARGGGPLVVDPLRSIANDLPKLLEA, encoded by the coding sequence ATGCTCGGCATTCTCGGCGGCATGGGGCCCTACGCCTCGGCCGAGTTCCTCCGCACCGTCTACGAGACCGCGGACGAACGGCACGGGCCCTCGGCCGAGCAGGAACTGCCGCACTGCCTGCTCGACTCCGACCCGGCGTTCCCCGACCGCACCGAAGCCATTCTCGCCGGCCGCGACCAGGAGTTCACCGCGCGCCTGCGGCACCGGTTGCAGAGCCTGGCCGATCAGGGCGCCACCCGGATCGTGCTCACCTGCGTCACCGCGCACCACTTCACCCGCTGGCTCGGCCCCGAGCTGCGGGACCGGTTGATCTCACTGGTCGAGGTGGTGCTCGACGACCTGGAGGTCGGCGGCGACGGCCCGTTCCTGATGCTGGCCACCAGCGGTACGCGCGCGGCGAAGGTGTTCGAGTCGAACCCGCGCTGGCCCGCGGTGGCGCACCGGGTGCTGCTGCCACCGGCGGGCACCCAGGACGAGATCCACCGGCTGCTCTACCGGCTCAAGCGCGAACCGGTGAGCACCGCGCTGGCCGGGGCGGTCGAGGAGCTGGTGGTGCAGTACGGCTGCCGGGGCGTGATCGCCGGCTGCACCGAGGTGCACCTGCTGACCCGCTGGTGGCAGGCCCGCGGTGGCGGCCCGCTGGTGGTCGACCCCCTGCGCTCCATCGCGAACGACCTTCCGAAACTGCTCGAGGCTTAG